The following coding sequences are from one Dermacentor andersoni chromosome 5, qqDerAnde1_hic_scaffold, whole genome shotgun sequence window:
- the LOC126531090 gene encoding uncharacterized protein isoform X2 — protein MPRHRTKSTTFLAVCFLFVILRDTAEGQYPPGPPACRTWFQECGIQRSYPCCGGYVCWQGRCINRKEDRQGYVYPKDNYFPPPWYYQRFVPIYPVNFRP, from the exons acCGGACCAAGAGCACGACATTCCTAGCTGTTTGTTTCCTGTTTGTAATCCTGCGGGATACCGCTGAAGGGCAGTACCCACCCGGACCACCCGCCTGCAGGACATGGTTTCAAGAG TGCGGCATCCAGCGCAGCTACCCTTGCTGCGGAGGCTATGTGTGCTGGCAAGGGCGGTGCATCAACCGCAAGGAGGACCGTCAGGGTTACGTCTACCCGAAGGATAACTATTTCCCGCCTCCCTGGTACTACCAGCGGTTCGTGCCCATCTACCCGGTGAACTTCAGGCCGTGA
- the LOC126531090 gene encoding uncharacterized protein isoform X1, whose protein sequence is MMALECEADHDRTKSTTFLAVCFLFVILRDTAEGQYPPGPPACRTWFQECGIQRSYPCCGGYVCWQGRCINRKEDRQGYVYPKDNYFPPPWYYQRFVPIYPVNFRP, encoded by the exons acCGGACCAAGAGCACGACATTCCTAGCTGTTTGTTTCCTGTTTGTAATCCTGCGGGATACCGCTGAAGGGCAGTACCCACCCGGACCACCCGCCTGCAGGACATGGTTTCAAGAG TGCGGCATCCAGCGCAGCTACCCTTGCTGCGGAGGCTATGTGTGCTGGCAAGGGCGGTGCATCAACCGCAAGGAGGACCGTCAGGGTTACGTCTACCCGAAGGATAACTATTTCCCGCCTCCCTGGTACTACCAGCGGTTCGTGCCCATCTACCCGGTGAACTTCAGGCCGTGA